In Flavivirga abyssicola, the following are encoded in one genomic region:
- a CDS encoding L-serine ammonia-lyase — protein sequence MECISVFDMLKIGIGPSSSHTLGPWRAAERWIKELKDANDFDEVEKIAINLYGSLSLTGKGHATDYAVILGLNGSDPEIIPTETIATIISEIKKTKTLNFNNEKPIAFNIETDIIFNREFLPFHSNGLTFTATINGKNKKSTFYSIGGGFVVKEALENSKKNFEIKCSFPYPIDKGTELLKFCETLDKPISEVVLENEKSIRSEEEIDLELKRIWDTMLECIYIGCHTEGNLPGGLNVRRRAFDMHQNLKGQTAYTNPVEWVYAIRNTEVKFRQILKWVSCFALAVNEVNASLGRVVTAPTNGSAGVIPAVLLYYLVIENHDANFEDIKRFLLVAGELGSIFKKGATISAAMGGCQAEIGVSSAMASGALCELLGGSPEQVLIAAEIAMEHHLGLTCDPIGGLVQIPCIERNAMGAIKAINAAEMALDIDPKNAKVPLDKVVATMWETAKDMHTKYKETSEGGLAVGVNMSDC from the coding sequence TTTCTGTTTTTGACATGTTAAAAATTGGTATCGGACCATCAAGTTCGCATACATTAGGGCCTTGGAGAGCAGCCGAAAGGTGGATTAAAGAATTGAAAGACGCTAATGATTTTGATGAGGTCGAAAAAATAGCTATAAATCTTTATGGTTCTTTATCATTAACAGGAAAAGGTCATGCAACAGATTACGCTGTCATACTTGGATTAAATGGTTCTGATCCAGAAATTATTCCTACAGAAACCATTGCTACTATTATTTCTGAAATTAAAAAAACAAAAACATTAAACTTTAATAATGAGAAACCTATTGCTTTTAATATAGAAACTGATATCATTTTTAATAGGGAATTTTTACCGTTTCATTCAAATGGATTAACCTTTACCGCTACTATAAATGGAAAAAATAAAAAGTCAACTTTTTATTCTATAGGAGGCGGGTTTGTAGTTAAGGAAGCCCTTGAGAACTCTAAGAAAAATTTTGAAATTAAATGTTCTTTCCCTTATCCTATCGATAAAGGCACAGAACTTCTAAAGTTTTGTGAAACTTTAGATAAACCAATCTCTGAAGTTGTTTTAGAAAATGAAAAATCAATTCGTTCGGAAGAAGAAATAGACCTAGAGTTAAAACGTATTTGGGACACCATGCTTGAATGCATATATATTGGCTGTCATACAGAAGGGAATCTTCCTGGAGGATTAAATGTAAGACGTCGTGCTTTTGATATGCATCAGAATTTAAAAGGACAAACAGCCTATACCAATCCTGTTGAATGGGTATATGCTATAAGAAACACCGAAGTTAAATTTCGACAAATATTAAAATGGGTTAGTTGTTTTGCTCTGGCTGTGAACGAAGTCAATGCCTCTCTAGGAAGGGTTGTTACTGCTCCAACAAACGGAAGCGCTGGAGTTATTCCCGCTGTTTTACTATATTATTTAGTAATTGAAAATCACGATGCCAATTTTGAGGACATAAAACGATTTTTATTAGTTGCAGGCGAATTAGGGAGTATCTTTAAAAAAGGTGCAACAATTAGTGCTGCCATGGGGGGGTGCCAAGCAGAAATAGGCGTATCTTCAGCCATGGCTTCCGGTGCACTTTGTGAACTTTTAGGAGGGTCTCCAGAACAAGTACTAATCGCTGCTGAAATTGCTATGGAACATCATTTAGGCCTAACCTGCGACCCTATTGGTGGATTGGTTCAAATACCCTGTATCGAACGTAATGCTATGGGCGCTATTAAAGCTATAAATGCTGCTGAAATGGCTTTGGACATTGACCCCAAAAATGCTAAAGTGCCTCTAGATAAAGTGGTTGCTACCATGTGGGAAACAGCAAAAGATATGCACACAAAATACAAAGAAACGTCTGAAGGTGGCTTAGCTGTTGGAGTAAATATGTCTGATTGTTAA